In a genomic window of bacterium:
- a CDS encoding glycosyltransferase family 39 protein: MERIKGDARYNLKNLLFLTAVLKVLVLLVIAAGAFLFPFNSANYYANFTYPFQAPPDLWTHYKTWDGQIYLYLSQEGYRPGHMANAFYPLFPFLIKIMGRLLGGNDLLAALLISHLLTFGAMAYLFLIFRETLDAREAFLACLFILTFPTAFFMGLIYTESLFLCLIGGLWFHARRGDWKPALFFAFLLPLTRPTGILLIPPLMVLLWERGRAGGRRAASFSLGGILLGFLTYLGLMRYWTGDPFASFAAQKYFVGNFSVGHFFQPWGVFLHGFFNLGEGNIGLECALLNRVLFLGLLTVLVAGWRSMGRAEWVYLAVMVLVPALSGNLIPYSRYALVLFPFFAFLARRWSGREGIFLAASTVLQVILALEYSLDYYIS; this comes from the coding sequence TTGGAAAGGATAAAGGGCGACGCGCGCTATAACCTGAAGAACCTGCTCTTCTTGACGGCGGTTTTGAAGGTTTTGGTCCTGCTGGTGATCGCGGCGGGGGCCTTCCTGTTCCCCTTCAACAGCGCCAATTACTACGCCAATTTCACCTATCCCTTTCAAGCGCCTCCCGACCTTTGGACCCACTACAAGACCTGGGACGGCCAGATCTATCTTTACCTGTCCCAGGAAGGCTACCGCCCTGGGCACATGGCCAATGCTTTTTATCCCTTATTCCCCTTTTTGATCAAGATCATGGGTCGCCTTTTGGGCGGGAATGACCTTCTGGCGGCGTTGCTGATTTCTCATCTTTTGACCTTCGGGGCGATGGCTTATCTTTTCCTCATTTTCCGGGAGACGCTTGATGCACGGGAGGCTTTCCTGGCCTGCCTTTTCATCCTCACCTTCCCGACCGCGTTCTTCATGGGGCTCATCTATACGGAATCCCTGTTCCTTTGCCTGATCGGTGGACTTTGGTTCCATGCACGCCGGGGGGATTGGAAGCCGGCCCTGTTCTTCGCCTTCCTGCTTCCCTTGACACGGCCCACGGGGATACTGTTGATACCCCCCTTGATGGTGCTCCTTTGGGAGCGGGGACGGGCGGGCGGGCGACGGGCCGCGTCTTTTTCCTTGGGTGGCATCCTCCTGGGATTCTTGACCTACCTGGGGCTCATGCGTTATTGGACAGGGGATCCTTTTGCGTCCTTTGCGGCCCAAAAATATTTCGTGGGGAATTTCTCGGTGGGCCACTTCTTCCAACCCTGGGGGGTCTTCCTGCACGGTTTCTTCAACCTGGGAGAGGGGAACATAGGCTTGGAGTGCGCGTTATTGAACCGGGTCCTGTTCCTCGGGTTACTAACGGTCCTAGTCGCGGGATGGCGTTCCATGGGAAGGGCCGAATGGGTCTACCTGGCGGTCATGGTGCTGGTCCCCGCCCTCAGCGGCAACCTGATCCCCTATTCCCGCTACGCGCTGGTCCTTTTCCCGTTCTTCGCGTTCCTGGCCCGGCGTTGGAGCGGGCGGGAGGGGATCTTTTTGGCGGCCAGTACGGTGCTGCAGGTGATCCTGGCCTTGGAATATTCCCTCGATTATTACATCTCGTAA
- a CDS encoding RluA family pseudouridine synthase — translation MEPSSLSAQSNNWTVQAGEGGQRLDVFLASHLPSFSRNQVQNLIKEGHVTPLFAAKPLKASLPVTEGQAFRVVIPASKPSEIPAQSLPLDIVFEDDHLLVLNKPAGLVVHPGAGNPDSTLINALVAHCPEIAGVGGVQRPGLVHRLDKDTSGLLAVAKTDLAYRSLVKQIRYRQMSREYLGLVKGKVTEPGLIDAAIGRHVSARKKMAVQAEGGKSAKTHFVPLSANDEASLLHLKLETGRTHQIRVHLQFIHHPILGDVVYGSSHGGFGRQMLHAFRLSFQHPKTGKALSFFAPPPEDLTAAVQALGLAAPVWKDVVWKG, via the coding sequence ATGGAACCCTCGTCCCTCAGCGCCCAATCCAATAACTGGACCGTCCAGGCCGGCGAAGGAGGCCAAAGGCTCGATGTCTTCCTGGCTTCCCACCTGCCTTCCTTTTCTCGAAACCAAGTGCAGAACCTCATCAAGGAAGGCCACGTAACGCCCCTCTTCGCCGCCAAGCCGCTCAAGGCCAGCCTGCCCGTCACCGAGGGCCAAGCCTTCCGGGTGGTCATCCCCGCTTCCAAACCCTCCGAGATCCCGGCTCAATCCCTGCCACTGGATATCGTGTTCGAGGACGACCATTTGCTGGTGCTCAACAAGCCCGCGGGACTGGTGGTCCATCCCGGGGCGGGGAACCCCGATTCCACCCTGATCAATGCCCTGGTAGCCCATTGCCCCGAGATCGCGGGGGTCGGCGGGGTCCAAAGGCCGGGCCTGGTACACCGCCTGGATAAGGACACCTCAGGGCTCCTGGCGGTCGCCAAGACCGACCTGGCCTACCGATCCCTGGTCAAGCAGATCCGCTACCGGCAGATGTCGCGGGAATATCTGGGTTTGGTCAAAGGCAAGGTCACTGAACCGGGCCTGATCGACGCGGCCATTGGGCGGCACGTCTCGGCCCGCAAGAAGATGGCGGTCCAAGCCGAAGGCGGCAAGTCGGCCAAGACCCATTTTGTCCCTTTGTCCGCCAACGACGAGGCCAGCCTGCTCCACTTGAAGTTGGAGACCGGACGCACCCACCAGATCCGGGTGCACCTCCAGTTCATCCATCATCCCATCCTGGGGGACGTCGTCTATGGCTCCTCCCATGGGGGTTTTGGGCGCCAGATGCTCCATGCCTTCCGGCTGAGTTTCCAGCATCCGAAGACGGGGAAGGCCCTGTCCTTTTTCGCCCCTCCGCCGGAGGACCTCACGGCAGCGGTCCAAGCCTTGGGGCTCGCGGCCCCCGTCTGGAAGGATGTGGTTTGGAAAGGATAA
- the lgt gene encoding prolipoprotein diacylglyceryl transferase — MYPVLGSIGPLHFYSYGLCLAVALGFSIYLFARDTGKYIAPDLGLTFHQGFQKAFDLGVVVILSSIVGARIFYVLENYTEFQNGHWLDAIKVWEGGLVYYGGFFGAVAGALVWVRHEKWPAVRCLDLVAPYILLGQAVGRVGCFLNGCCYGNVAEPHSGFLDWGHGWIFPGAPDDHPHLPTQLWELAGDLVLFFLLLLLRRWIMRFPGLSIALYGLLYGTLRLVIEFWRRDWNKHYLVIFNSASQAVSGILIALSLLAIVWILFKANKGKSLA, encoded by the coding sequence ATGTATCCCGTCCTGGGCTCGATCGGGCCCCTCCACTTCTATTCCTACGGCCTCTGCCTGGCGGTGGCGCTGGGTTTCAGCATCTACCTCTTCGCCCGGGACACCGGGAAATATATCGCCCCCGACCTGGGGCTGACCTTCCACCAGGGTTTCCAGAAGGCCTTCGACCTGGGAGTGGTGGTCATCCTTTCCTCCATCGTGGGCGCCCGAATCTTCTATGTCCTGGAGAACTACACCGAATTCCAGAACGGCCATTGGTTGGACGCGATCAAGGTCTGGGAAGGCGGGCTGGTCTATTACGGCGGCTTTTTCGGCGCGGTGGCCGGGGCCTTGGTCTGGGTGCGCCATGAGAAGTGGCCGGCGGTCCGTTGCCTGGACCTGGTGGCGCCCTACATCCTCCTGGGACAGGCCGTCGGTCGGGTGGGTTGTTTCCTCAACGGTTGCTGTTACGGGAACGTGGCCGAACCCCACAGCGGTTTCCTGGATTGGGGCCATGGATGGATCTTCCCGGGCGCCCCGGACGACCATCCGCACCTGCCGACCCAGCTTTGGGAACTGGCGGGGGACCTGGTCTTGTTCTTCCTCCTGCTCTTGCTGCGTCGTTGGATCATGCGCTTCCCGGGATTGTCCATCGCCCTCTATGGCCTGCTTTACGGCACCCTACGCCTGGTCATCGAGTTCTGGCGGCGCGATTGGAACAAACACTACCTGGTGATCTTCAACTCGGCGTCCCAGGCGGTCAGCGGCATCCTCATCGCCTTGTCCCTGCTGGCCATCGTTTGGATCCTGTTCAAGGCCAATAAGGGCAAAAGCCTCGCCTGA
- the lspA gene encoding signal peptidase II: MRLRDVSIAALLADQFTKFLVLHHLELGRSVTVIPGYLYFTHIQNPGAAFGFMANTPAWARVPFFLIITLGAGVVVYAFQRFIPKEKVLQRFALGLIWGGAMGNFVDRVVYRQVVDFIDVRFHQHQWFPYIFNVADSCITVGLALLILTYWRERPPQRSR; the protein is encoded by the coding sequence ATGAGGCTGCGGGACGTTTCCATCGCCGCCCTCCTGGCCGACCAGTTCACCAAATTCCTTGTCCTTCACCACTTAGAGCTGGGCCGTTCCGTGACGGTCATCCCCGGATACCTTTACTTCACCCATATCCAGAACCCCGGCGCGGCCTTTGGCTTCATGGCCAATACTCCCGCCTGGGCCAGGGTCCCTTTTTTTCTTATCATCACCCTGGGGGCGGGGGTCGTGGTCTATGCCTTCCAACGTTTCATCCCGAAGGAGAAGGTGCTCCAACGTTTCGCCCTAGGGCTCATTTGGGGAGGCGCCATGGGCAATTTCGTGGACCGGGTGGTTTACCGGCAGGTCGTGGATTTCATCGACGTGCGCTTCCATCAACACCAGTGGTTCCCGTATATTTTCAATGTCGCTGATTCCTGCATCACCGTCGGGTTGGCCCTGTTGATCCTCACCTATTGGCGGGAACGCCCGCCGCAAAGGAGCCGCTGA
- the lspA gene encoding signal peptidase II: MMALAGVSLLVLSLDQLTKFMVLRTMELNESVPLLPKYLYFTYTQNPGSAFGFMAQMDALVRIPLFIVATLGATAIVYMYQRMLPHDRWATRVALGLVWGGALGNLVDRVLYGKVVDFIDMRFEDYQWFPYIFNLADACITIGLGYLLYEFLSSRRQKASA, from the coding sequence ATGATGGCCCTGGCGGGGGTCTCCCTCTTGGTCCTTTCCTTGGACCAATTGACCAAGTTCATGGTCCTCCGGACGATGGAACTCAACGAGTCCGTGCCGCTCCTGCCCAAATACCTCTACTTCACCTATACCCAGAACCCGGGGTCCGCCTTCGGCTTCATGGCCCAGATGGATGCCCTCGTGCGGATCCCCCTCTTTATTGTCGCCACTTTGGGGGCTACTGCCATCGTCTATATGTATCAGAGGATGCTTCCACATGACCGCTGGGCGACCCGGGTGGCCCTGGGGCTGGTCTGGGGCGGGGCTTTGGGCAACCTGGTGGACCGCGTGCTCTACGGCAAAGTGGTGGATTTCATCGACATGCGTTTCGAGGACTATCAATGGTTCCCCTACATCTTCAACCTGGCGGACGCCTGTATCACCATCGGCCTGGGTTATCTCCTGTACGAGTTCCTTTCCAGTCGGCGGCAGAAAGCCTCCGCATGA